A stretch of the Candidatus Binataceae bacterium genome encodes the following:
- a CDS encoding protein-disulfide reductase DsbD domain-containing protein, producing MKDKYFLPNYQTRPTASGILLADFNVVGDQASVSIGAEDVQAKISLSSAQAAPGQELGVAVDIAIAPGWHIYGQPLPENYVATSLIFAGDVVAQQSIALPPAVPLEFKALGETLPVYEGSFQGRGSIVVSGRVKPGTSKIAGTFRFQECNDSICKLPQEVSFEIPIKIEAMVPGLKN from the coding sequence TCCGACCGCATCGGGAATTCTGCTCGCCGACTTCAACGTGGTCGGAGACCAGGCGTCGGTGAGTATAGGCGCTGAAGACGTACAGGCGAAAATCTCGCTGTCGAGCGCTCAGGCTGCACCCGGCCAGGAACTGGGGGTCGCGGTGGACATCGCGATCGCACCCGGATGGCACATCTACGGCCAACCCTTACCAGAAAACTATGTGGCGACGAGTTTGATCTTCGCGGGCGACGTGGTTGCGCAGCAATCCATCGCTTTGCCACCTGCAGTGCCGCTCGAATTCAAAGCGCTGGGCGAAACTCTGCCGGTTTATGAAGGCTCGTTTCAGGGCAGAGGCAGCATTGTAGTCAGTGGAAGGGTGAAACCCGGCACCAGCAAGATCGCAGGCACTTTCAGGTTTCAGGAGTGCAACGACAGCATATGCAAGCTGCCGCAGGAAGTCTCGTTTGAGATTCCCATCAAGATTGAAGCGATGGTGCCCGGGCTCAAGAACTAG